The Sphingomonas alpina genome has a segment encoding these proteins:
- a CDS encoding alpha-L-rhamnosidase yields MSGQLGIDAPVPGIGNMIAAPIAIETAPRLRVEFALDEGHGQIVQATLLLSALGVVEAWLNGAPVNDDLLAPGWTSYEWRVRYTVSDVTGLVSEGANALALQLGDGWYATPLFVPPHVTYGERPAGFAELHLHFADGHRQIVATDGDWLAGTSPISRSNIYNGQSIDARLIDVDWLRPGFAAKGWLPAEMVEFDTGKFDRQFGPSIRRIETLAPRHLWTSPSGKLLVDFGQNLVGWIRVKVKGAAGDMLTIRHAEIIEHEELGVRPLRSAKATDIYTLSGDEDLLEPTLVFHGFRYAEIDGWPGGIEALARDGGVEAVVIGSDLKRTGWFRCSNDDLNQLHSNVLWSTKGNFVGVPTDCPQRDERLGWTGDLAVFAPTAAFLFDVEDFLREWLCDLRIEQAQRDGLVPWVVPDILKYFDARPLFKMIDTTAIWSDAVVWVPRAIWDAYGDKRVLAETFDAQVAHVNRAWSQLSDRGVWEGRFQFGDWLDPEAPPQNPLAAKADAGVVATISLYRSLRFVAEAAAVLDRDDEAEFAEKAAILHRSFYAAYVEDGRIESDCTTVYAMAIVFGILDQADIPIAGERLAELARASGHRISTGFAGTPYVCDALARTGHLDDAYAMLLETKCPSWLYPVRMGATTIWERWDSMLADGSINPGEMTSFNHYALGAVADWMHRTIGGIAPLSAVDGRYRVAPRPGGGVSWAETAWETRQGLLRVRWDLDAGELRVQVNVPEGASVELALPGRDAELLGAGSHERVQAIPEVRVPL; encoded by the coding sequence ATGAGCGGACAATTGGGCATCGACGCCCCGGTACCCGGTATCGGCAACATGATCGCCGCGCCGATCGCGATCGAGACGGCGCCGCGCCTGAGAGTCGAGTTCGCGCTGGACGAGGGACACGGTCAGATAGTCCAGGCGACATTGCTGCTTTCGGCTTTGGGGGTGGTCGAGGCATGGCTGAACGGCGCGCCGGTCAATGACGACCTTCTCGCGCCGGGCTGGACGTCCTACGAATGGCGAGTGCGCTATACGGTCAGCGACGTGACCGGGCTCGTGTCGGAGGGCGCAAATGCGCTCGCTCTTCAACTCGGCGACGGCTGGTACGCGACACCGCTCTTCGTTCCGCCGCATGTGACATATGGCGAGCGACCGGCCGGTTTTGCCGAGCTTCATCTCCACTTTGCCGACGGGCACAGGCAGATCGTTGCGACCGACGGAGACTGGCTCGCCGGTACGAGTCCGATCAGCCGGTCGAACATCTATAACGGCCAGTCGATCGATGCCCGATTGATCGATGTCGACTGGTTGCGGCCGGGGTTTGCGGCAAAGGGCTGGCTGCCTGCCGAAATGGTCGAGTTCGACACGGGTAAATTCGATCGCCAGTTCGGTCCCTCGATACGGCGCATCGAGACTTTAGCGCCCAGGCATTTGTGGACATCGCCTTCCGGGAAACTTCTCGTCGATTTCGGCCAGAATCTCGTCGGCTGGATCCGCGTCAAGGTCAAAGGCGCGGCGGGCGACATGCTGACGATCCGCCACGCCGAAATTATCGAGCATGAGGAGCTTGGCGTGAGGCCGCTCCGATCGGCCAAGGCGACCGATATATATACACTCAGCGGCGACGAGGATCTGCTCGAACCCACCTTGGTCTTTCACGGCTTCCGTTATGCCGAGATCGACGGCTGGCCGGGCGGGATCGAGGCCTTGGCGCGCGATGGCGGCGTGGAAGCGGTGGTCATCGGATCCGACCTGAAGCGCACAGGCTGGTTCCGCTGCTCGAACGATGATCTCAATCAGCTCCACAGCAATGTCCTTTGGAGCACCAAGGGCAATTTCGTCGGTGTGCCGACCGATTGTCCGCAGCGCGACGAGCGGCTGGGCTGGACCGGTGACCTCGCAGTGTTCGCGCCGACCGCGGCTTTTCTGTTCGACGTCGAGGACTTCCTGCGCGAATGGCTTTGCGACCTGCGCATCGAACAGGCGCAGCGCGATGGCCTGGTGCCATGGGTCGTTCCGGATATTCTCAAATATTTCGACGCCAGGCCCTTGTTCAAGATGATCGATACGACCGCGATCTGGTCGGATGCCGTGGTGTGGGTCCCACGCGCCATCTGGGACGCTTATGGCGACAAGCGCGTTCTCGCCGAGACGTTCGATGCGCAGGTCGCACATGTGAACCGGGCCTGGTCGCAACTTTCGGATCGCGGCGTTTGGGAAGGTCGCTTCCAGTTCGGGGATTGGCTGGATCCCGAAGCGCCGCCGCAGAACCCGTTGGCGGCGAAGGCCGACGCGGGCGTGGTCGCCACGATCAGCCTCTATCGTTCGCTGCGGTTCGTTGCCGAGGCGGCTGCCGTACTCGACCGAGACGATGAGGCGGAGTTTGCCGAGAAGGCGGCGATTTTGCACCGTTCCTTTTACGCTGCCTATGTCGAGGATGGACGGATCGAGAGCGACTGCACGACCGTCTATGCGATGGCCATCGTTTTCGGCATTCTCGACCAAGCCGACATCCCGATTGCCGGAGAACGGCTCGCCGAACTCGCGCGCGCCTCTGGCCACCGGATCAGCACCGGATTTGCCGGCACGCCCTATGTCTGCGACGCGCTCGCCAGGACGGGGCATCTCGACGATGCCTATGCCATGCTGCTTGAGACCAAATGCCCGTCATGGCTCTACCCTGTGAGGATGGGTGCGACGACAATATGGGAACGCTGGGATTCGATGCTCGCGGATGGCTCGATCAACCCCGGCGAAATGACCAGTTTCAACCATTATGCGCTCGGCGCGGTCGCAGACTGGATGCACCGCACGATCGGTGGCATCGCGCCACTATCGGCCGTCGACGGACGTTATCGTGTCGCGCCACGGCCCGGTGGGGGCGTGAGCTGGGCGGAAACGGCGTGGGAGACGCGGCAGGGGCTGCTTCGCGTACGTTGGGATCTCGATGCAGGCGAGTTGCGAGTCCAGGTCAATGTGCCGGAAGGCGCGTCCGTTGAGCTTGCCCTTCCGGGGCGTGATGCCGAACTGCTCGGCGCCGGCTCGCACGAGCGCGTGCAGGCTATTCCAGAGGTGCGGGTGCCCTTATGA